In Xiphophorus maculatus strain JP 163 A chromosome 9, X_maculatus-5.0-male, whole genome shotgun sequence, the genomic window ATTCTTATCTTTTATGTTGTGTGAATATGCACTCTTCCACTTACCGTACCTTTCATTTGCCCTCGGTGGGACAGTAACGGATATTCCTATTTTGTTCTATTTCTGACATCCAGTTCGGTTGTAACTCACCTTGTTTTGACTGGAGTCGGCGTTGTGAGTCGGACTGGCGAGCCCCTCGTTGTCAGATGGACTGCTGGAGTCGTTGGACGACACGCTGACCGAGTCCATGCTCTCTCCCGAGCTGCCAGCAGGAGGCGAGCGCGACGTCTCTCTGACTGGTGAACTGGGTGTGCTGCTGTCTGGCCCAAGAAACAATCTGCCCAGTGGAGGAATGGGAATTATATCTTAGTAAAAGAAAGATATGTTTAGATGTGACTGTAACCCCTGACCCCCTCAGATCTTTGGTCATTCATCTGTTTTGTGAGTGAACTCACAGGCTGATTCTCTTCACCATGCTCTTTCGAGGTTTGGGTAAAGTCGGGCTGCTGTCGCCAAGCCCTTCGATCTCACAAGACAAGGCGTAGCTGTAAGACAGAGCAATAAACCTTGAATatcataaaactttaataagcTGTGTGCGCTGCCAGGCAGAGAGgagaaacaaaagacaaaatcaaCACAATAGATCAGTGGGGAGTGAAGAAATGGTAGAAAACAGGGAGAAAGAAGCTCATCGTGTGTTTTTGAGCATGAGCAATAGATCCAACAGACCATAGCTCACGCACCAATTTGATTGTTGACACATTAGTCAAGGACACAAGATACACTGTGAGAGATAAGCAGCAGTACCTCTCCTCCTCACTGAGTTGAGGTTGGTTCTTAAACCAGCGGAGGAAGGCCTGGTCTGCAGTCAGGCAGTAGCTGTTACAGGCCGACTGGAGCAGCTTGATCTGGGCGATCACCTCAAACTCCTGCAGAGACAGAAGGACAGAGGGATGGTCATCAAAGGCGGAAAAATGCCTCACATCAGAAAAGCCATTTGGATCTTTTATGTCAGCCAATAAATAGGTGGATCCCTCACCCTGCGTCTCTTCTCAAAGTTGAACAGGCCCCCCTGTggacacaaagacacagagagctTACGGTCAGAACCTGGGGGCATCACATATCGGCGACCGCTCAGACAAACAGCGTTAGGTGGAGCTCGTCGATTGGTACAGCAGCAACACAGGCACCAACATCACATCTGGAAGGTTCTGTTCACTCACAGCAAACAGTCGAGGGTCTAAACCTGCtggtggattttgttttatttacctcCACAATGTCTGGCAGGGCTGTGTCCAGCATGGTCAGATCAGTCAGAAACGTCCCCAAGTACGGTATTGTCCCTTGCATTGCGCcctgtggaaaaatattttttgtttttttggtcacTTTAACAGTAAATAAGATATTGCATTTGATCTTGTAATATTGGTTATATGTATTCTTaatatttgagagaaaaaaaaactctcaaatTTGACAAACGTCAGTTAATTTGTAGAAAGTGAACAGACAGAAAGCAATCTGTGGCTTCTGTAACGGCGCATTAGTCTTCTTTCTTAGCTCTCTCCCTGATGCTGctggaaatgtttgattttgctgcttgcagctttaatttacaCTGAGCTGTTGACAGATGGCGAGGCAGGCCTGTAAATTACAGCCCCGACTTAATGTGCGTACAGCACACAGTGCATTGCATAAACAAAGCTAAGTATGTGGCTTCAGCATCCTGGAGAGGCAAGAATTCTCCTTTCACTACATTGCTCAGGAAGAATGtgttgtttgcatttttcttttcgtGTCAGCCGCTTTTgaaaagggacaaaaaaaatccatttgtctgattgttgtttctgaaCTTCACCAGGGATTCTCTCACCATTTCCTTCTGCAGCTGCAGTCTCTTGTGGGTGCGTTTTTGGTGATCTTTGGCACAACTCTCCAAACTGGCAAACTTTGAAGTACCTTCctgtgaatgaatgaaaaaaaaaaaaaaagaaatgaaaaaggttttCACCTGAAGTTTGACGCGAGTCAAATAGGAATGCATTTTAGAATTTAGCTGGGTCGGTGGGAGGCAATCTAGATCCGACTTACCCTCATGAGCAGCTCTCTGCTGGTCAGGTAGTTGTTGTGGTcagagaaaatgtctgagagCTCCTCAAATGTCTGCATGCTGTCTCTGCATCAAAACACAGGCTTATTTCAGCAACCAGGATCAGAAACAGATGCTAAACTACACGTgcaaaaaaatccccaaaacaaataaataaataaaaaacgcaGTAACTTGCTTCCAGGAAGTTCTGCCAAAAGtctgatttgtttaaaatagaTTATTATGCACACTTGAGACGCTGAATGCTTACTTGTGAACACAGGCCCATACTCTCTTCAATCTGTACAAAGGGTTGGACTGCAGTGCCGACACAATCGCTCTCAGGGATGAGAAGTTTTTGCGTATCCTGCACTCCTGCGCCGAGACACCAAACAAACGGTCACAACGTGGCTCACCACTTTTCGTCTGTACCTGGGATGCTTCTGGAACTTTTCCTGACCTGGGCGATGTCTATCCAGCGCTGGATGACCCTGGCCCTGACATGCGGTCTGAGCTGTCTGTGCTTCAGCACCGTGTTCACCACGCAGGCGGCGATGGCGTTGAACTGGGTGATGGTCGCGCGGATGGTGGGCGCGCTGTGCTTGTTGTCCTTCTTGTCCCTCTGGGACCAGATGGAGCCCAGGCAGTGGTGGGGGACGACCTTCTTAAACAAcagctggaaagaaaagataCAGAAACTGCTGCTGAGTATGGCCGGAGGTGTGGTGAGTCCAGCGCAGAAGTAGCTGAATTTTCATACAAGAGCAGCATAAGTTTAAGTAGCTTGAGTAATTTCTCAATAAATATGAACACAAATTAGCCAGTATATGTGGCACTAATGGATATTTGGTGCTCTAACAGCTCAACGTTTGCTTGCACAACTTGTGCAAATGAGATTATATAGGTATTTGAACAAGTTTCTAACTTTTCCCTTTGttgttcctttctttttgtcaagtcccaaagtttttattcatttacttttacttgtCAAAGTAAGGTGTCAAAGAGTTGGCGGGAAAGTATGTGAAAAAGGGGGCCAGAATTGAAAGCCGAGCAAAACTTTCACTTTATATATAGAGAGAAATACATCtacacatttcttatttttttaaaaatcaaaaagtattttcttattttttaagaaaatattttcttaaaatatctgAACAAGATACGTTTCTGTGAGgctttttaatttgcttttttgttacACGTGATTTGGTTTCAGAAATGGTAACAAAAATTTTTCAGATCTACGTAATAAAATGAGCTTCTCTGACTTGACTAGGGCAcatcaatcaaattttttttcaagtttttgatTTGAAGCAAATGTATGAAAttccaaagttttttttgtgggcacattacattaaaatatttctgaaattttctgatTATGTTGAGTCAGAAACATAATCTGATTCAACACTCTAACGATGGCTGTAACTGGAGGGATATTTCAGAGGAAAAGCATCGTAGAGATGTGCAATGTTTCCATTTCTTCTGCGTCCTCTTACCGCGTCCATGTAGGTCAGCTGCTCGGCCACCAGATCAGCCTCAAATGACAGGAAGTCCTCCTGGACCTCGATTTCCACCTCTTCTTCCTCCCCGAGGCAGAAGGAGCTGTTTCCCTGGAAACCaactaaaaacagacaaaaaatagataaattattagactccaaataaattaatgaaaagcagagaggaaattaaacataattgggggaaaaaaaacccaaacaaaacaaaacaaaaaaacacagatacCATCTGTTTCGTCCATGTTGGCCTGaccctgcagctgctccagcaAACCCTCGGCACGTCGGAGAGCCTCTGAACCCGGCAGAGCTTTGCGCAGGTACTCCATCAGCCTGTGGAGGGAGGGGTAGTCCGGAGGCTCCTGGAAGTCCTCGGGACACTGGTCCAACCAGGCACGCAGGATAGAAGCCAGGGCGCTATCGGTGCACAGAGTGTGTAATTAGTGACTGATGCCAATAGGAGCTCAGCTGGAACTGACTGTGACGTATTAAAACTGAGTCTCACTTTCTAATGGCTTCACTGCTTTCAGTGCCTTCCTGATGATTTTCTTCCACACTCCCATAcctgccagaaaaaaaaaaaaaactcaatttaaacTTGCAGCCATTCACAATCACGTATATcatgttcttcattttttttatgtagataaaaaatgaaggaaaaaaaatgtgtccgCCCTACctgtccagcagcagctgcaggacagTCTGGGTGCTGGCAAAGGCTCTGTAGGTGGAGAGAAAGATGGAGGTGTAGGTGAGGTCGTTGTCTCCGAAAGCCGTCAGCAACGTCTCCACCAGGCGCTCCAGAGTCCCAGCGCGGATGCTGCGGATTTTGCAGGTTTCCAGCTGGCTCACCGTGTGGCCGGGAGGCAGGCGATCGCCCTCCGcctaaacacaaacaaacacctTCAGACTGCGGCACCAGAACACATTCAAACACCTGCTACATGCGTCTTGCTTTGGTCACTCTCAGGTGGAACAAGGATATCAGAAAATCTTACTTTAGGTTGAATAATTTACTATTTTCTGCAGGAAAACTCCAACAAACAGTCTATATCTTCACCATAAAAGTATTTCCatgacagtttttctttcagcatttgAACCCATTAGTCCTTTATTTGTGCGTTGTTTCCttcttgtgttttctcctcGCTCTTTTCCCcgcaagtttatttattttttgcatttccttttaaCATTCCTCCGTCTACGTTTTAGAGTATTGTAGCCGCTGCTTTTCACTACGTAGTCGAGGaaggctgttttttttacagtgtgccaCACATTGGAATGAACCtggtgaaaactttaaaaaatctgaatttgtaaCTATTATGCCAATAgattttgtgaacattttagaTTTCTAATTTTATCTGCTTATCTCCAAACCTGCTCATTTTTGTAACAAAGTTTAAAGACTGAAAATTTGAGGCGAATATCTCCAGACGTTTTGAGTTGGAAAGTTGGAGATTTTTCACCAAACCCAACTTCAACATCAAATATGGATACCGATGTGAAAAAGCTGAGCCCGGGATatgaaaaggacaaaataaataaataaaaagacataatgaaagaaaaaaaagcaaagaaggaAGTGACAGAAATTAATatacatattaataaaacatgcaattatttattttaagatagatgattaaaatgacaaaaaatggaacattaaataaattatgcaaaagaaattgaagagaaaaaaaaaaatcatgctgaAGTAAATTCAAGTGCAGGTCTCTCCCCCCCCTCTTGTTATTATTTAGCATTGTTGCCTTGGTTACATTGTAACCAACTTTTTTGGGTTCAAAGTTGAACCACAGGACGTTTTGTACCaaccatttatcattttttaccCCAGGAGGACGTCCTGCACCGTCCAAAGTCACAGATGTAAAGCgatttttaatagttttctcATAGTCGACTGGAAGCAAATGGGGTAAAAGGACTCCGCTAAAAACATCTACCAGCTGGAGGTAACTCCATCGAGCTATTTTGACTTCAATCAGAGGTCATGTCTCACATTTCGGAAATAGACATAATTAGAGGGATCAAAACCAAGAAAAGTCTAAATAGGGTTCAATAAAAAGTTCTAGCAATATAAGGAACCATTACATTTATCTATAATtctgattttgacattttcattatCACTTTTATGCTGTATATGAAGATGCTTAAgtacaaaggaaaacaaatttgtAGCTTATGGTTAAAATGTGtacaaaatggctgcaaaacaaTATGAAATTGTCATAAAAACCAGCAAAGGGATGAACAACCATCCCTTTATCTTTGCACCAATAAGTGCCTTATCATGATCTCACAACAAGTTATTATAATACTACTGCTACATATTGTGCTGATATCTGGAGTatttaatgaaatacatttttta contains:
- the rgl1 gene encoding ral guanine nucleotide dissociation stimulator-like 1 isoform X2, coding for MKETLTMKFAWKTKMSSVQDWGEEVEEGAVYNVTLKRVQIQQAANKGARWLGAEGDRLPPGHTVSQLETCKIRSIRAGTLERLVETLLTAFGDNDLTYTSIFLSTYRAFASTQTVLQLLLDRYGSVEENHQEGTESSEAIRNALASILRAWLDQCPEDFQEPPDYPSLHRLMEYLRKALPGSEALRRAEGLLEQLQGQANMDETDVGFQGNSSFCLGEEEEVEIEVQEDFLSFEADLVAEQLTYMDALLFKKVVPHHCLGSIWSQRDKKDNKHSAPTIRATITQFNAIAACVVNTVLKHRQLRPHVRARVIQRWIDIAQECRIRKNFSSLRAIVSALQSNPLYRLKRVWACVHKDSMQTFEELSDIFSDHNNYLTSRELLMREGTSKFASLESCAKDHQKRTHKRLQLQKEMGAMQGTIPYLGTFLTDLTMLDTALPDIVEGGLFNFEKRRREFEVIAQIKLLQSACNSYCLTADQAFLRWFKNQPQLSEEESYALSCEIEGLGDSSPTLPKPRKSMVKRISLLFLGPDSSTPSSPVRETSRSPPAGSSGESMDSVSVSSNDSSSPSDNEGLASPTHNADSSQNKLSESSSCTSLHSMDTSSSTASGSMTPASPSLPGRPGTHRRCISLTPMSPCSLSQSPAYNTQAQDACIIRVSLEHGNGNLYKSILLTSQDKTPAVIARAMAKHNLEVEPEEGFELVQVISEEKELVIPDNANVFYAMNTSANFDFLLRARGSAGRPVQLRSRCSSTLPRAQHRSSLSVRLSKVTL
- the rgl1 gene encoding ral guanine nucleotide dissociation stimulator-like 1 isoform X1; translated protein: MISHCPLATLLSLPISAQLNHCPDLDSTLLLEGEGGVTLQRYQPRSPESSPHHWSSVQDWGEEVEEGAVYNVTLKRVQIQQAANKGARWLGAEGDRLPPGHTVSQLETCKIRSIRAGTLERLVETLLTAFGDNDLTYTSIFLSTYRAFASTQTVLQLLLDRYGSVEENHQEGTESSEAIRNALASILRAWLDQCPEDFQEPPDYPSLHRLMEYLRKALPGSEALRRAEGLLEQLQGQANMDETDVGFQGNSSFCLGEEEEVEIEVQEDFLSFEADLVAEQLTYMDALLFKKVVPHHCLGSIWSQRDKKDNKHSAPTIRATITQFNAIAACVVNTVLKHRQLRPHVRARVIQRWIDIAQECRIRKNFSSLRAIVSALQSNPLYRLKRVWACVHKDSMQTFEELSDIFSDHNNYLTSRELLMREGTSKFASLESCAKDHQKRTHKRLQLQKEMGAMQGTIPYLGTFLTDLTMLDTALPDIVEGGLFNFEKRRREFEVIAQIKLLQSACNSYCLTADQAFLRWFKNQPQLSEEESYALSCEIEGLGDSSPTLPKPRKSMVKRISLLFLGPDSSTPSSPVRETSRSPPAGSSGESMDSVSVSSNDSSSPSDNEGLASPTHNADSSQNKLSESSSCTSLHSMDTSSSTASGSMTPASPSLPGRPGTHRRCISLTPMSPCSLSQSPAYNTQAQDACIIRVSLEHGNGNLYKSILLTSQDKTPAVIARAMAKHNLEVEPEEGFELVQVISEEKELVIPDNANVFYAMNTSANFDFLLRARGSAGRPVQLRSRCSSTLPRAQHRSSLSVRLSKVTL